CTTGCAGTCGTCGATCACCGCCTGGTACACGCCGGCATAGCAGCGGTCCGGGATCACGGCCTTGGTGTCCTGCAGCTTGCCTTGCGCATTCCACATCTGGCCGGAATCGCGAATCATCGCCGGCATCGATGCGTCGACGATCACGTCGCTGGGCACGTGCAGATTGGTGATGCCCTTGTCCGAGTTGACCATTGCCAACCCCGGGCGCTGGGCGTACTCGGCCTGCACGTCGGCCTTGATCTGCGCCTGCACGTCATCCGGCAGCGTGCCGATGCGTGCGTACAGATCACCGATACCGTTGTTGGGGTCGAAGCCAACCGACTTCAGCACATCGGCGTGCTTGCTCAACGCACTCTTGTAAAACTCACCCACGACCACGCCGAACAGCACCGGGTCGGAAACTTTCATCATGGTGGCTTTCAGATGCACCGAGAACAGCACGTCTTTGGCCTTCGCGTCGGCGATCTGCGCATCAATGAAACTGGCCAGTGCGCGCTTGCTCAGCACGGCGGCATCGACGATCTCGCCGGCCTTCACTGCAACGGCGTCCTTGAGCACCTTGCTGCTGCCGTCGGCACCGACGAATTCAATCTTCAGCGTGCCGGCCTGCGCCAGCGTGGTGGACTGTTCGCTGCCGAAGAAGTCGCCGTTGTCCATGTGCGCCACATGCGACTTGGACTCGCTGCTCCACTTGCCCATGCGGTGCGGATGCTTGCGTGCATAGTTCTTCACCGACAGCGGTGCGCGGCGATCGGAATTGCCTTCGCGCAGCACCGGATTCACCGCACTGCCCTTGACCTTGTCGTAGCGCGTCTTGATGTCCTGCTCGGCGGCATCCTTGGGTTCATCCGGATACGCCGGCAACGCGTAGCCCTGGCTCTGCAGTTCCTTGATCGCGGCCTTGAGCTGCGGCACCGAGGCGCTGATGTTGGGCAACTTGATGATGTTGGCTTCGGGCGTGGTGGCCAGCGCGCCCAGTTCGGCCAGATCGTCGGCAATTTTCTGCGCGTCGGTCAGTTGCTCCGGGAACAGGGCCAGGATGCGTCCGGCCAGCGAAATGTCGCGGGTCTCGACCACGATCCCGGCGGTATCGGTGTAGGCATCGATGATCGGCAGCAGCGACTGCGTGGCCAGGAAGGGTGCTTCGTCGGTGAGCGTGTAGATGATCTTCGGTGTCTTCGACATGAGGTGCGATAGCTCTTGTGGTCGGGAGGAGCACCGGTCCGCACGGCGGTGGCCGTGGGCGTGCGCGACGGTGGTCGCTGGTGGCACGCCGAGCGGCCGACGCGCGTGGACGCGGCGATGGATCAGCACGGCATTGTCGCGTCTGGGCCTTGCCCGGGTAAAGCGACCACAGGCGGATGCTTCATCCCGCCACGCGTCCAATCGCTATCGATGCAGGTGTAACGAAATGCAAACGCTGCCGCGCAGACGCACACAGCCACAAAAAAAGGCGCGACCTTGCGATCGCGCCTCAGGTCCCACGCTGCGGGAGAGAGTCGCAGCATGGGTGAGCTTGATTGACACCTGCGCGCGTACTGGCCGCGCAGCACGCTGCGGCTTATTTCACGGTGAAGGTCTGCGGGCTGCCGGCCGGCTTGCCGTCGACCATGACCTGCGCGGTGTAGCTACCGGCCGGCCAGCCATCGGGCTTGCTGAAGCTCAGGTTGGTGGTTTCGGCGCCGGTGGTGGTCAGTGTCGCGTTCTGCTCGCCCGCCACCTGCCCGTCCTCGAAGGTCAGCTTGGCCGAGACCGGCACATTGCTGGCGCTGCCATCGGTCTTCACCGAAACGATGATGGTGTCCTTGTTGCCCAGTGTGGTGGCCGGCGTCACGCTCTTGTCGGCGCCCGCCTTGTTCCCCACTGCCACGCTGGACACCGTGACCGCCGCGCCACTGGCTGCGGCCGTATCAGTGCTGGCGGCGCCGGTGGCAGTGCCCTGCGCGGCCTGGTCACCGGCCGGCGGTGTGCTCGCGGGGCCTGGAATGTCGGAGGTTGCGGCGCCGGAGGTTGGATCCTGCGACACGCTGGAATCGTCATGGGCTTCCTTGCGACAGCCGGACAGTGCCAGAACGCCGGCAAGTGCGAGGACCAAGGTGCTGGATGCAGATTTGCTACGCATGGGATCGATCTCCAAGAGTCACGGTAAGGGTGTGTGCAACAGGCCGCGGCAATGCGCAGGTAGCGTGGTGGCTACGCTTTCGGCGGTAAACGCAACACCTGGCCCGGAAAAATCGTGTCGGGATCTTTCAGCGTGTCGCGGTTGGCTTCGAAGATGCGTGGCCACGAGTTGCCGTCGCCGTAATGGCGCTTGGCGATCACCGACAGGCTGTCGCCTGCCTGCACGGTCACCGACTCGTCGCCGATGATTTGCGCGGTGCTTTCCACGCTGGAACGTACATTGGAAAAATCCGGCGATGGCACGACCTCCGCGGTGCTGTCGACCGTGGACGTGACATTGGAAAAATCTGCTTTCTTGTCGACATTCATTGCCGCGCTCCCTGTCCATCACGATGATGCGCAGGGTGCGCGGAGCGCCGTTAAGTGCTGATCGCGCCGCCGTGAAGCCGGCGCGAGTACCCACAATGTGCGCCTTACTGGCGCAGATCGCGGAAGATCGATAGCGGCGTGGGCATCTGCGGCGAGGTGCGCACCGGATTGATGTCGAGTCCGCCACGGCGGGTATAGCGTGCTTCCACCACCAACCATTGCGGCGCGCAACGCACCAGCAGGTCCTGAAAAATGCGCTCCACGCATTGTTCGTGGAAATCGGCGTGGTCGCGGAAGCTGACCAGATAACGCAGCAATCCTTCGCGATCGATCGGCGCGCCGCGGTAGCGCAGCGTGACGCTGGCCCAATCCGGTTGCCCGGTGACCGGGCAGTTGGACTTGAGCAATGCAGAGGCCAGCACTTCCTCCACCACCGTGCCTGCATGGGTGGCCAGATAGTCGGCCTTGGGCGGGCCGTAATCGTCGATGGCGATGTCCAGTGCGTCGATCGATTCGCCCTCGCCCACCGCATCGATCGGCGGCAATCCGAATTCCACCGACACATCGGCACCGGCACGTGTGGACAGATCGGTGGCGATGCGTGCACGTACGGCTTCGGCGCTGTTGAAGCGGGTGGCGTTGAGCGAGTTCAGATACAGCTTGAGCGACTTGGATTCGATCAACGCCGGCGACTCGCACGGCACGTGCAAGGTGGCGGTGGCCACGCATGGTTTGCCGTGCGCATCCAGCCAGCTCAGTTCGTAGGCATGCCAGCGATCGCGGCCGACAAATGGCAGCGCTCCGCGCAGGCCGATGGCCGCGCGCCCGGCTGCACGCGGGATCGGAAACAGCAGTGACGGGTCGTAGCCGCTCGGGTAGGCGACTTCGCGACCGAGGGAAGAGTCTTCTGGGGTATTCATGCCGCCATTTTAGGGCGGCCGGGCTGGCCGTGAGGTGTATGGCGACGCGGGCGCAATCACCTGGATCGCCGCGGCGATCGGGCCGCGTCACGCGGCCCGTCGCCTAGCGGCACGTCCCCTGAAAACCGGGAATCGCCCAACCGCAGCCGATTCCCGCTTCCCGCTTCTCCAGCCTCAGCCCTGCTGCAGATAATCCAGCGACACCTGCAACAGCGCACGCAGGCCGACATCCAGCGCCGATTCGTCCAGCAGGAACTGCGGCGAGTGGTTGCTGGGCGCGGTGGCCGGGTCGATGCCCTTGGCGGTGGAGCCGACGAAGAAGAACATCGACGGTACCTGCTGGGCGTAGAACGAGAAATCTTCCGCGCCCATCTGCAACGGCGGCTCGTAGACGTTGTCTGCGCCCACCACGGCCTGCAGGCTGGGTAGCATCTTGGCCGTCAGGGCCGGGTCGTTGACGGTGGCCGGGTTGCCGTCCTGGTCGGGCACCTGCGCCTCGACCTTGGCGCCATGCGCGGCGGCGGTGTGTTCGGCCACGGTCTTGAGGTCGGCAAAGATCTGCTGGCGCATGCCTTCGTCGAAGGTGCGGATGGTGCCCACCATCTCCACGTCGTCGGGGATGATGTTGTAGCGGATACCGCCCTTGATCGCGCCGAAGCTGACCACCGCCGGCTGCTTGGACAGATTGGCGCGGCGGCTGACCACGGTCTGCGCGGTGCCGATCATGTCGGCGCTGGCCACGATCGGGTCGATGCCGTTCCACGGTGCCGAGCCGTGGGTCTGGCGGCCGATCATCTTGATCGCAAACCGGTCCGAGGCCGCCATCAGCGGGCCGCCGCGCACCGCGATCTTGCCGGCCTGCACGCTGGAGAACACGTGCAGGCCAAACACCGCCTGCGGCTTGAAGTCGGCAAACAGGCCTTCTTTGAGCATCAACGAGGCGCCGCCTTCTTCATTGCCCGGCGCGCCTTCCTCGGAGGGTTGGAAGATCAGCATCACCTCGCCCGGCAACTGTTCGCGCATGCCGACCAGGGCCTCGGCCACGCCGAGCAGGATGGCGGTGTGGGCGTCGTGGCCGCAGGCGTGCATCACCCCCACGGTCTCGCCGCGGTATTGAGAGGTGGCCTTGGAGGCGAACGGCAGACCGGTCTGTTCGGTCACCGGCAGCGCGTCCATGTCCGCGCGCAGGGCGATCTTCGGGCCGGGCTTGCCGCCCTTGATGATGGCCACCACGCCGTGATGGGCGATGCCGGTGCGCGGCTTCAGGCCCAGCTTGCGCAACTGCGCGGCCACGGTGGCGGCGGTGCGCTCCTCGCGGTTGGACAACTCCGGGTGCTGGTGGAAGTCGCGGCGCCACTGCACCACCTTGGCCTGCAAGGGCGCCGCAGCCGCCTGGACTTCGGGCCGGGGCGCGGCCTGGGCGGCGGCAAGCGTGGGCAGGGCAAGCAGCAGGGCGCTGCTGAGCAGGCGATGGCGCATTGAACATTCTCCAATCGGGATGCCTCACTGTAGTGCACCGGCGCCGCGCCC
The nucleotide sequence above comes from Xanthomonas campestris pv. campestris str. ATCC 33913. Encoded proteins:
- a CDS encoding LysM peptidoglycan-binding domain-containing protein, with the protein product MNVDKKADFSNVTSTVDSTAEVVPSPDFSNVRSSVESTAQIIGDESVTVQAGDSLSVIAKRHYGDGNSWPRIFEANRDTLKDPDTIFPGQVLRLPPKA
- a CDS encoding NADP-dependent isocitrate dehydrogenase translates to MSKTPKIIYTLTDEAPFLATQSLLPIIDAYTDTAGIVVETRDISLAGRILALFPEQLTDAQKIADDLAELGALATTPEANIIKLPNISASVPQLKAAIKELQSQGYALPAYPDEPKDAAEQDIKTRYDKVKGSAVNPVLREGNSDRRAPLSVKNYARKHPHRMGKWSSESKSHVAHMDNGDFFGSEQSTTLAQAGTLKIEFVGADGSSKVLKDAVAVKAGEIVDAAVLSKRALASFIDAQIADAKAKDVLFSVHLKATMMKVSDPVLFGVVVGEFYKSALSKHADVLKSVGFDPNNGIGDLYARIGTLPDDVQAQIKADVQAEYAQRPGLAMVNSDKGITNLHVPSDVIVDASMPAMIRDSGQMWNAQGKLQDTKAVIPDRCYAGVYQAVIDDCKAHGAFDPSTMGSVPNVGLMAQKAEEYGSHDKTFQMAAAGTVKVTDGNGSTVFEHAVEAGDLWRMCQVKDAPIQDWVKLAVERARLSDTPAVFWLDKARAHDAQVIAKVETYLKDHDTNGLDIRILPPVEATTFSLERIRKGQDTISVTGNVLRDYLTDLFPIMELGTSAKMLSIVPLMAGGGLFETGAGGSAPKHVQQFVEENCLRWDSLGEFLALAASLEHLGNRYDNPSATVLAKALDVANGQFLDNNKSPARKVGELDNRGSHFYLAMYWAQALAAQTEDTALQAKFAPLAKALTENEATIVAELNGAQGKPVEIGGYYHPDLAKVSEAMRPSKTFNDVLATLKA
- a CDS encoding M20 family metallopeptidase, with the protein product MRHRLLSSALLLALPTLAAAQAAPRPEVQAAAAPLQAKVVQWRRDFHQHPELSNREERTAATVAAQLRKLGLKPRTGIAHHGVVAIIKGGKPGPKIALRADMDALPVTEQTGLPFASKATSQYRGETVGVMHACGHDAHTAILLGVAEALVGMREQLPGEVMLIFQPSEEGAPGNEEGGASLMLKEGLFADFKPQAVFGLHVFSSVQAGKIAVRGGPLMAASDRFAIKMIGRQTHGSAPWNGIDPIVASADMIGTAQTVVSRRANLSKQPAVVSFGAIKGGIRYNIIPDDVEMVGTIRTFDEGMRQQIFADLKTVAEHTAAAHGAKVEAQVPDQDGNPATVNDPALTAKMLPSLQAVVGADNVYEPPLQMGAEDFSFYAQQVPSMFFFVGSTAKGIDPATAPSNHSPQFLLDESALDVGLRALLQVSLDYLQQG
- the queF gene encoding NADPH-dependent 7-cyano-7-deazaguanine reductase QueF (Catalyzes the NADPH-dependent reduction of 7-cyano-7-deazaguanine (preQ0) to 7-aminomethyl-7-deazaguanine (preQ1) in queuosine biosynthesis), yielding MNTPEDSSLGREVAYPSGYDPSLLFPIPRAAGRAAIGLRGALPFVGRDRWHAYELSWLDAHGKPCVATATLHVPCESPALIESKSLKLYLNSLNATRFNSAEAVRARIATDLSTRAGADVSVEFGLPPIDAVGEGESIDALDIAIDDYGPPKADYLATHAGTVVEEVLASALLKSNCPVTGQPDWASVTLRYRGAPIDREGLLRYLVSFRDHADFHEQCVERIFQDLLVRCAPQWLVVEARYTRRGGLDINPVRTSPQMPTPLSIFRDLRQ